One window of Streptococcus suis genomic DNA carries:
- a CDS encoding glucose-1-phosphate adenylyltransferase has protein sequence MAQNKMLAMILAGGRGTRLEGLTKKVAKPAVAFGGKYRIIDFPLSNCANSGIDIVGVLTQYEPVLLNSYVAQSQRWGLDVQGSGIFVLPPSEKIEGFGLYKGTADAITQNIDFIDLNEPEYVLILSGDHIYKMNYDKLLDTHISKKADATIAVIEVPIKEASRFGIMNTDDEYRIEEFEEKPANPKSNLASMGIYIFTWKTLKKYLLEDDKSETSSHDFGHDIIPKYLADGRTLIAHPFRGYWKDVGTVNSLWESNMDLIDHADELDLSDRSWRIYSEDKGSPAQVISATASVKSAYIDKGAIIDGAIEHSVISNDVQVNVDAVVKNSVLLPGAIIGEDVELDYVIVAENVKIADGVKLAGEPDNILLIDKNVNK, from the coding sequence ATGGCTCAAAATAAAATGTTAGCTATGATTCTTGCAGGTGGACGGGGAACCCGTCTTGAAGGTTTAACAAAAAAGGTGGCCAAACCTGCCGTTGCCTTCGGTGGAAAATACCGCATCATCGATTTCCCTCTCAGTAACTGTGCCAACTCTGGTATCGATATTGTCGGTGTCTTGACCCAGTACGAACCGGTCTTGCTCAACTCATACGTTGCCCAATCACAGCGTTGGGGGTTGGATGTCCAAGGTTCTGGTATTTTTGTCCTGCCACCAAGTGAGAAAATCGAAGGTTTTGGTCTCTATAAGGGCACGGCTGACGCCATCACTCAAAATATCGACTTCATTGATTTGAACGAGCCTGAGTATGTCCTCATCCTGTCTGGTGACCACATCTACAAGATGAACTATGACAAGCTCTTGGATACCCACATTTCCAAGAAGGCTGATGCGACTATAGCAGTTATCGAAGTTCCTATCAAGGAAGCGTCACGCTTTGGTATCATGAATACGGATGATGAGTACCGCATCGAGGAATTTGAAGAAAAACCGGCCAACCCTAAGAGCAATCTTGCCTCAATGGGTATCTATATTTTTACATGGAAAACGCTTAAGAAATACCTCCTGGAAGACGACAAATCAGAAACCTCATCACACGACTTCGGCCACGATATCATTCCAAAATACCTGGCAGATGGTCGCACTCTGATTGCTCACCCATTCCGTGGCTACTGGAAGGACGTGGGTACGGTTAATAGTCTCTGGGAATCTAACATGGACCTGATTGACCATGCAGATGAGCTAGACCTGTCTGACCGTTCATGGAGAATCTACTCTGAAGACAAGGGCTCTCCTGCTCAAGTTATCAGTGCTACTGCCTCTGTCAAGTCTGCCTATATCGATAAGGGAGCCATTATTGATGGTGCCATCGAGCACTCTGTTATCTCAAATGATGTGCAAGTTAATGTCGATGCGGTTGTCAAAAATTCTGTCCTCCTACCTGGTGCTATCATCGGTGAGGACGTTGAATTGGACTATGTCATCGTGGCTGAAAATGTCAAGATTGCGGACGGTGTCAAATTGGCTGGTGAACCAGACAATATCCTCTTGATTGATAAGAATGTGAACAAGTAA
- the glgD gene encoding glucose-1-phosphate adenylyltransferase subunit GlgD has translation MLRNTLGIVNIEGNNVHFGNVMDHRGVQAFGFLGRYRLIDFVLSNMSNSGITEFQVYMPAKMRSTIQHVGTGKHYNINSKRGSLRLLNGVTDPNSVYQHDINAFSENLHYIESSTKEYVLIAPSYFLYSQDFTKVMAEHQETGADITVLYKNVMDAKENFIGCQTLKFDDDKRVVAFEENHGKYKNRPVSLEAYIMKRTTFIELIRRANKVSSLYWLKDILRDVADQYVIRGYAHRDFVACINSIDSYFNTQLDLLQRDTRKLLFKNDWPIHTQTSDSSPTLYGTLADVKRCLIANGANINGQVENSIIDRDVIIEDGVTIKNSIILNGVTVRNGVTIENAIIDKATKIVHSTDIKGTASNPAYIKAHQII, from the coding sequence ATGTTAAGAAATACTCTAGGAATTGTAAATATTGAAGGGAATAATGTGCACTTCGGCAATGTCATGGACCACCGTGGTGTACAAGCCTTTGGTTTCCTTGGCCGCTACCGCTTGATTGACTTTGTCTTGTCCAATATGTCCAACTCTGGCATTACGGAATTTCAGGTCTACATGCCTGCCAAGATGCGCTCAACCATCCAGCACGTCGGAACTGGTAAGCACTACAACATTAACAGTAAGCGTGGTTCGCTCCGTCTCTTGAACGGCGTGACCGACCCCAACTCTGTTTACCAGCATGACATCAATGCCTTTTCAGAAAATCTTCATTACATTGAAAGTTCTACCAAGGAATATGTGCTGATTGCGCCATCTTACTTCCTCTACAGCCAAGATTTCACAAAGGTCATGGCAGAGCATCAGGAAACTGGAGCTGACATCACCGTTCTCTACAAAAATGTTATGGACGCCAAGGAGAATTTTATCGGCTGCCAAACCTTGAAATTCGATGATGACAAGCGGGTCGTGGCCTTTGAAGAAAACCACGGTAAATACAAGAATCGTCCTGTTTCACTTGAAGCCTACATCATGAAGCGGACCACCTTTATCGAGCTCATCCGCCGTGCCAACAAGGTTTCCTCGCTCTACTGGCTCAAGGATATCCTGCGCGATGTGGCTGACCAGTATGTCATCCGTGGCTACGCCCACCGTGACTTCGTTGCCTGCATCAACAGCATTGATAGCTATTTCAATACCCAGCTGGACCTCTTGCAGCGTGACACGCGCAAATTGCTCTTCAAAAATGATTGGCCTATCCATACCCAGACCAGCGATTCATCTCCTACTCTTTACGGAACACTGGCAGATGTCAAACGATGCCTGATTGCCAACGGTGCCAATATCAATGGTCAGGTTGAAAATTCTATTATTGACCGAGATGTCATTATCGAAGACGGGGTGACCATTAAGAACTCTATTATTTTAAATGGCGTAACGGTGCGCAACGGTGTCACTATTGAAAATGCCATTATCGATAAGGCGACCAAGATTGTTCATTCTACGGATATTAAAGGAACTGCAAGTAATCCAGCCTATATCAAGGCACATCAAATCATCTAG
- the glgA gene encoding glycogen synthase GlgA, producing the protein MTKKSVLFVASEGLPFIKTGGLADVIGSLPKELVKQGMDVRVVLPLYKKIAINNHADFDYVSSYDVRAGDIQSMANVYSQVVDGVTFYFIEHRDFFERDELYGYDDDAMRFGFFQHATCRLLEALNFFPDVIHSHDWHAAVMPFLCRTFYSYREEFRNIKHVFTIHNLAFQGIFNKQALWSALGMDYSYYLDGIARFHDECISFMKLGILYADKVTTVSDTYAREILTEEFGENMQHVLELRKHDLVGIVNGIDYDSWDSQTDHYLVKNYGLETIGDKKANKLALQAQFGLPQDEHVLMIGIVSRLTWQKGFYLLTEVLGHLLQAHVQFVILGNGEADVENAFNHFKHAYPEKFAFYRGYNEPLAHQIYAASDLFLMPSMFEPCGISQLISMHYGTLPLVRETGGLVDTVKPYHIETAQGTGFSFGGRDAYSMKQVYDLALQTYYDRPEDWNAMVKQAMEEDFSWTSSAEKYIWLYREISG; encoded by the coding sequence ATGACAAAAAAATCTGTACTCTTTGTAGCATCTGAGGGACTTCCATTCATCAAAACTGGCGGCTTGGCTGATGTGATCGGCTCTCTGCCAAAAGAATTGGTCAAACAGGGGATGGATGTTCGGGTTGTGCTGCCACTTTACAAGAAAATCGCCATCAACAACCATGCTGATTTTGATTATGTATCCAGCTACGATGTGCGAGCAGGCGATATCCAGTCCATGGCCAATGTCTACAGCCAGGTCGTCGATGGTGTGACCTTCTACTTCATCGAACATCGTGATTTCTTTGAGCGTGACGAGCTCTATGGCTACGATGATGACGCCATGCGGTTTGGGTTCTTCCAGCATGCGACCTGCCGTCTGCTTGAGGCTCTCAACTTCTTCCCAGATGTCATTCATTCCCACGACTGGCATGCGGCGGTCATGCCCTTCCTCTGCCGGACCTTCTACAGCTACCGGGAAGAATTCCGTAATATCAAGCATGTCTTTACCATTCATAACCTGGCTTTCCAAGGGATTTTCAACAAGCAAGCCCTCTGGTCTGCCCTGGGGATGGACTACAGCTACTATCTGGATGGTATTGCACGTTTCCACGACGAATGTATCAGCTTTATGAAGCTAGGTATACTCTACGCTGACAAAGTAACGACTGTTTCTGATACCTACGCCAGAGAAATCCTTACCGAAGAATTCGGCGAAAATATGCAACATGTCCTCGAACTTCGCAAGCATGATTTGGTCGGTATTGTCAACGGTATCGATTACGATAGTTGGGACAGTCAGACAGACCATTATCTAGTGAAGAACTACGGTCTTGAAACAATCGGAGATAAGAAAGCCAATAAATTGGCCTTGCAAGCTCAGTTTGGACTTCCACAGGATGAACATGTCCTGATGATCGGTATCGTATCTCGTTTGACCTGGCAGAAAGGCTTCTACCTCTTGACTGAGGTGCTCGGCCATCTTCTTCAAGCCCATGTGCAATTTGTCATCTTGGGTAATGGTGAAGCAGACGTTGAAAATGCCTTCAACCACTTCAAGCATGCCTATCCTGAAAAATTTGCCTTCTACCGTGGCTACAATGAACCGCTTGCCCACCAAATTTATGCAGCAAGTGACCTCTTCCTCATGCCATCCATGTTTGAGCCCTGTGGTATTAGCCAGCTGATTTCCATGCACTATGGGACCCTGCCACTTGTCCGTGAAACAGGGGGATTGGTGGACACCGTCAAGCCATACCACATCGAAACAGCTCAAGGAACTGGTTTTAGCTTCGGCGGCCGTGATGCCTACAGTATGAAACAGGTCTATGACCTGGCCCTACAGACCTACTACGACCGACCAGAAGACTGGAATGCCATGGTCAAGCAAGCCATGGAAGAAGACTTCAGCTGGACCTCTTCAGCTGAGAAATATATCTGGCTCTACCGTGAAATTAGTGGCTAG
- the glgB gene encoding 1,4-alpha-glucan branching protein GlgB, translating into MTEFTDLDLYYMNSGEHTTLYEKMGAHIIKERNKILGTQFRVYAPNAREIFLVGDFNNWDRSHPMNREIDGVFELYVPDLKSLEDYKYLIISHDGREIYKADPYAFFSQVRPNTASTTYNSRYKFKDDIWMYDRVSYDFKEEPVSIYEVHLGSWKQKVVNQNQAGAPLESFYSYKEIAPLLIDYVKENKFTHIELMPITEHPLDASWGYQVTGYYSPTSRYGKPDELKYLVDQCHQAGIGVILDWVPLHFCKDAHGLYQFDGSWLYEYFHENDRENRQWGTANFDLGKGITRSFLLSNLKYWLDNFHFDGIRVDALSYLLYWRGETEEDKINHAAIDFIKRVNAMVHTDYKGVLMIAEDSSSYPKVTHALEDGGIGFDLKWDLGWMNDTLKFVERPSVYRKYHSKEITFGMYYNQNEHYLLPLSHDEVVHGKHSIIDKMNGDFEDKFHLARVYYSFYYAHPGKKLLFMGNEWGHIREWHEYTEMDWGLRLYPNHESFYQMMKTLSNFYRDNDAFWKYDHQAYDKGFDWITIDEEASVYAFVRKSDDQEILTVHNFNDQEVFDVHLALPTDSEYKLVFSSNAIPIETFSLYPDENGAKITVPRLTSFYLERVK; encoded by the coding sequence ATGACAGAATTTACTGATTTGGATTTATACTATATGAATTCCGGTGAGCACACCACACTCTATGAGAAAATGGGGGCTCATATCATCAAGGAGCGTAATAAAATTCTTGGCACCCAATTTCGTGTCTATGCTCCAAATGCGAGAGAAATCTTTTTAGTTGGTGATTTCAATAACTGGGATCGCAGTCATCCCATGAATCGGGAAATTGACGGGGTCTTTGAGCTCTATGTGCCTGATTTGAAATCACTGGAAGACTACAAGTACCTGATTATCAGCCATGACGGTCGGGAAATTTATAAGGCAGACCCCTATGCCTTTTTCAGCCAGGTCCGGCCCAATACTGCCTCCACGACCTATAACAGTCGCTACAAGTTTAAGGACGATATCTGGATGTATGACCGGGTTTCTTACGATTTCAAGGAAGAACCTGTGTCTATTTACGAGGTTCATCTGGGTTCTTGGAAACAAAAGGTTGTCAATCAAAACCAGGCTGGCGCCCCGCTTGAATCCTTCTATTCCTATAAGGAAATCGCCCCTCTCTTGATTGACTATGTCAAGGAAAACAAATTCACTCACATCGAGCTGATGCCCATCACCGAGCATCCTCTGGATGCCTCTTGGGGCTATCAGGTCACTGGCTATTACAGTCCGACCAGCCGCTATGGCAAGCCTGATGAATTAAAATACCTGGTAGACCAGTGTCACCAGGCTGGGATTGGGGTTATTTTGGACTGGGTTCCCCTCCACTTCTGTAAGGATGCCCATGGTCTCTATCAGTTTGACGGATCCTGGCTCTATGAGTATTTCCATGAAAATGACCGTGAAAATAGACAGTGGGGTACGGCTAACTTTGACCTGGGCAAGGGCATTACGCGGTCCTTCCTCCTCTCTAACCTTAAATACTGGCTAGACAACTTCCATTTTGACGGCATTCGGGTCGATGCCCTTTCCTACCTCCTCTATTGGCGCGGAGAAACCGAAGAGGACAAAATCAACCATGCCGCAATTGACTTTATCAAGCGGGTCAATGCCATGGTTCACACCGATTACAAGGGCGTTCTCATGATTGCCGAGGATTCCTCAAGCTATCCAAAAGTCACCCATGCACTGGAAGACGGCGGTATTGGCTTTGACCTCAAATGGGACTTGGGCTGGATGAATGATACCCTGAAATTTGTCGAGCGTCCGTCTGTTTATCGTAAATACCATTCCAAGGAAATCACCTTTGGCATGTATTACAATCAAAACGAGCACTACCTCCTACCCCTGTCCCACGACGAGGTTGTCCATGGGAAACACTCTATCATTGATAAGATGAACGGGGATTTTGAAGATAAATTCCACCTGGCCCGTGTTTACTACAGCTTCTACTATGCCCATCCTGGCAAAAAACTCCTCTTCATGGGTAATGAATGGGGCCACATCCGCGAATGGCATGAATATACAGAAATGGACTGGGGATTGCGCCTTTATCCAAACCACGAGTCCTTCTACCAGATGATGAAAACCCTGTCTAACTTCTATCGGGACAATGATGCCTTTTGGAAATACGACCATCAAGCCTATGACAAGGGCTTTGATTGGATAACAATAGATGAAGAGGCCAGCGTCTACGCCTTTGTCCGCAAGAGTGATGACCAGGAAATTCTAACTGTTCATAACTTCAATGATCAGGAGGTCTTCGATGTGCACCTAGCCCTGCCAACAGATTCTGAATACAAACTGGTCTTCTCATCTAATGCCATCCCGATAGAAACCTTTAGCCTCTATCCGGATGAAAATGGAGCCAAGATTACTGTTCCAAGGTTGACGTCCTTCTATCTGGAGCGAGTGAAATAG
- a CDS encoding transporter substrate-binding domain-containing protein — protein sequence MKFNKILTLAATVVAGLTLAACSSSTTESSKSTLDTIKEKGTLVAATSPDYAPFEFQALVDGKNEVVGADIMLAQKIADELGVKLEISPMNFDNVLTSVQNGKADIAIAGISYSEERAKTFDFSEEYYLISDVLLVNKDKADQIKDTDALAGLNLAVQKGSTQETYAKENLSSAKIVSLTLMGEAVNELKAGKVDAVLMDSPVAAGYVSQNADLGIAKAEFPTIDENSKVIALPKGSADLKAEIDKVIADVKAKGEFDAFLEKAATYTAVE from the coding sequence ATGAAATTTAACAAAATTTTAACTCTTGCGGCAACTGTTGTAGCTGGTCTTACCTTGGCAGCTTGTTCATCGTCAACGACGGAGTCAAGCAAGTCAACTTTGGATACTATCAAGGAAAAAGGTACCTTGGTCGCAGCTACTAGCCCAGACTATGCACCTTTTGAATTCCAAGCACTTGTAGACGGCAAAAACGAAGTCGTTGGTGCGGACATCATGTTGGCACAGAAAATTGCTGATGAATTGGGCGTAAAATTGGAAATCTCTCCAATGAACTTTGACAACGTCTTGACCAGCGTGCAAAATGGCAAGGCAGATATCGCCATTGCGGGTATTTCTTACTCAGAAGAACGTGCGAAAACATTTGATTTCTCTGAAGAATATTACCTGATTTCAGATGTTCTCTTGGTCAACAAGGACAAGGCAGATCAGATTAAAGATACCGACGCTCTTGCAGGTCTTAACTTGGCCGTTCAAAAAGGTTCTACACAAGAAACGTATGCTAAAGAAAACTTGAGCAGTGCTAAGATTGTTTCTCTCACTTTGATGGGCGAAGCGGTCAACGAATTGAAGGCTGGTAAGGTTGATGCAGTCTTGATGGACTCGCCAGTGGCAGCAGGTTATGTTTCACAAAATGCTGACTTGGGCATCGCCAAAGCTGAGTTCCCAACCATTGATGAAAATTCAAAAGTCATTGCTCTTCCAAAAGGCAGCGCAGACCTCAAAGCAGAAATCGACAAGGTTATCGCTGATGTCAAAGCCAAAGGTGAATTTGACGCCTTCCTTGAGAAAGCAGCAACTTACACAGCAGTTGAATAG
- a CDS encoding transporter substrate-binding domain-containing protein encodes MKLKKVYTFATVCFASLALAACGSSNSDQTTLEKIEDKGTLVVALNPEFPPFEYKQLIDGKDTIVGADIELAKAIGEELGVEVEFSPMSFSNVLASVQKGTADVGISGISATEERAKTYDFSEAYYQSVNKMIVKKDDAAKYSKAEDFASVTIGTQKGSIQESVAKEAFADSSILSLEKNGDLIQQLKSGQLDGVIFEEPIAKAYVGSNPDLQIVDMDIETTISDSYAVAMPKGSAELKAKIDKVVKELVESGKMSDFVEEAYQQSISK; translated from the coding sequence ATGAAATTAAAAAAAGTTTATACATTTGCGACAGTTTGCTTTGCTAGTTTGGCTTTGGCTGCATGTGGTTCATCAAACAGCGACCAAACCACACTTGAAAAAATCGAAGACAAGGGGACCCTGGTCGTTGCCCTCAACCCAGAATTCCCGCCCTTTGAATACAAGCAATTGATTGACGGTAAGGATACCATCGTAGGGGCAGATATCGAGTTGGCCAAGGCCATCGGTGAAGAATTGGGCGTGGAAGTAGAGTTCTCACCAATGAGCTTCTCTAACGTATTGGCAAGTGTCCAAAAAGGTACGGCGGACGTTGGTATTTCAGGGATTTCTGCCACAGAAGAACGCGCCAAAACCTACGACTTCTCAGAAGCCTACTACCAGTCGGTCAACAAGATGATTGTCAAAAAGGATGACGCAGCTAAATACAGCAAGGCTGAAGATTTCGCATCAGTAACCATCGGTACCCAGAAAGGTTCTATCCAAGAATCCGTTGCCAAGGAGGCTTTTGCTGACTCCTCCATCCTCAGTCTAGAGAAGAACGGCGACCTGATCCAGCAATTAAAATCTGGCCAATTGGACGGCGTAATCTTTGAAGAACCGATTGCTAAGGCTTATGTGGGTAGCAACCCAGACCTGCAAATTGTGGACATGGACATTGAGACAACCATTTCGGACTCTTATGCTGTTGCCATGCCAAAAGGAAGCGCAGAGCTGAAAGCTAAGATTGACAAGGTCGTGAAAGAGCTGGTTGAGTCAGGCAAGATGTCAGACTTTGTCGAAGAAGCCTACCAACAGTCAATCAGTAAATAA
- a CDS encoding 8-oxo-dGTP diphosphatase, which yields MSRKQTVTLTNMCLIEDKDGNVVVQIRDPDRYRWSGVAFPGGHIEENEPFYDSVVREVYEETGLTIQNAQLVGTKHWPDKEGHRCIVFLYKATAFTGQLLSTEEGEVRWVKKSDLPQMDLAYDLLEILKVMDDPNLSEFFYTRKDQDGEWDRNYR from the coding sequence ATGTCCCGTAAGCAAACCGTTACCCTGACCAATATGTGCCTCATTGAAGACAAGGATGGAAATGTGGTGGTACAAATCCGCGACCCCGATCGTTATCGTTGGTCCGGCGTTGCATTCCCAGGTGGGCACATTGAGGAAAATGAGCCATTTTATGATTCGGTCGTCCGTGAGGTCTATGAAGAAACCGGTCTGACAATTCAGAATGCCCAGCTGGTTGGGACCAAGCACTGGCCTGATAAGGAGGGGCATCGTTGCATTGTCTTTCTCTACAAGGCGACAGCATTTACCGGTCAACTCCTCTCGACGGAAGAAGGAGAAGTCCGTTGGGTTAAAAAATCGGATTTACCCCAAATGGATTTGGCCTATGACTTGCTGGAAATTCTCAAGGTCATGGATGATCCAAATCTGTCTGAATTTTTCTATACAAGGAAAGACCAGGACGGAGAATGGGATAGGAATTATAGATAG
- a CDS encoding GNAT family N-acetyltransferase: MMIIKPMQTEEEIRGKAYVHWKAWQEAYADLLPQEFLQKTYTLERCQDWAFRYPERIFVALENDQVVGFSCYGQSMSEDLENASELYALYVLADVYGQKVGYRLLQAALEKMQDYDRVCLWVLEGNARAISFYEKVGFRFDGVSKQVHLGQERTEYRMILEK, from the coding sequence ATGATGATTATTAAACCCATGCAGACTGAGGAGGAGATTAGGGGTAAGGCTTATGTCCATTGGAAGGCTTGGCAGGAGGCCTACGCTGACTTGTTACCGCAGGAATTTCTCCAAAAGACCTACACGCTAGAACGCTGTCAGGACTGGGCCTTTCGCTATCCAGAGAGGATTTTTGTGGCTCTTGAAAATGACCAGGTAGTAGGCTTTTCCTGCTATGGTCAGTCCATGTCGGAGGATTTGGAAAATGCTAGCGAACTATACGCCCTCTATGTGCTGGCGGATGTCTACGGTCAGAAAGTCGGCTACCGACTGCTCCAAGCTGCGCTGGAAAAAATGCAAGACTACGATAGAGTTTGCCTCTGGGTGCTGGAAGGAAATGCGCGTGCTATTTCTTTCTATGAAAAAGTCGGCTTTCGCTTTGATGGGGTGAGCAAACAGGTCCATCTCGGCCAAGAACGGACAGAATATCGGATGATTTTGGAAAAGTAG
- the asnS gene encoding asparagine--tRNA ligase encodes MSRKLITINQVKDYVGQEVTIGAWVANKSGKGKLAFLQLRDGTAFFQAVAFKPNFIEKFGEEEGTEKFDVAKRLSQETSVYVTGIVKEDERSKFGYELDVTDLEVIGESQDYPITPKEHGTDFLMDNRHLWLRSRKQVAIQQIRNAIIYSTYEFFEKNGFIKFDSPILSGNAAEDSTELFETDYFGQPAYLSQSGQLYLEAGAMALGRVFDFGPVFRAEKSKTRRHLTEFWMMDAEYSFLSHEESLDLQEAYVKALIQGVIDRAPQALETLERDVDALKRYIAEPFKRVAYDDAITLLQEHEADEDTDYEHIEHGDDFGSPHETWISNYFGVPTFVVNYPASFKAFYMKPVPGNPERVLCADLLAPEGYGEIIGGSMREDNYDALVAKMDELGMDKSEYEFYLDLRKYGSVPHGGFGIGIERMVTFVAGTKHIREAIPFPRMLHRLHP; translated from the coding sequence ATGTCTAGAAAATTAATCACCATTAACCAAGTAAAAGATTATGTCGGTCAAGAAGTGACCATCGGTGCCTGGGTTGCCAACAAGTCAGGTAAGGGGAAATTGGCTTTCTTGCAGTTGCGTGACGGAACAGCCTTCTTCCAAGCCGTTGCCTTCAAACCAAACTTCATTGAAAAATTCGGTGAAGAAGAGGGAACGGAAAAATTTGATGTAGCAAAACGCCTCAGCCAAGAAACTTCTGTCTATGTAACAGGAATTGTCAAAGAAGATGAGCGTTCTAAATTTGGTTACGAGTTGGATGTGACAGACCTTGAAGTCATCGGTGAGTCACAAGATTACCCAATCACGCCCAAAGAACACGGTACGGACTTCCTCATGGACAACCGTCACCTCTGGTTGCGTTCGCGTAAACAGGTCGCTATCCAGCAAATCCGTAACGCCATCATCTATTCGACTTATGAATTCTTTGAAAAGAATGGCTTTATCAAGTTTGATAGCCCAATCTTGTCTGGAAATGCGGCAGAAGATTCGACAGAATTGTTCGAAACAGACTACTTTGGTCAACCTGCCTACCTCAGTCAATCAGGTCAGCTTTACCTGGAAGCTGGTGCCATGGCCCTTGGTCGTGTTTTCGACTTCGGTCCTGTTTTCCGTGCAGAAAAATCAAAAACCCGCCGTCACTTGACAGAGTTCTGGATGATGGATGCCGAGTACTCCTTCCTCAGCCATGAAGAGTCACTTGACTTGCAAGAAGCTTATGTCAAAGCCTTGATTCAAGGTGTTATCGACCGTGCTCCTCAAGCCTTGGAAACTCTTGAGCGTGATGTGGATGCCCTTAAACGCTACATTGCAGAACCATTCAAACGTGTGGCTTATGATGATGCCATTACCCTTCTGCAAGAACATGAAGCTGATGAAGATACAGACTACGAACACATCGAACATGGTGATGACTTCGGATCGCCACATGAAACTTGGATTTCAAACTACTTTGGTGTACCGACTTTCGTTGTTAACTATCCAGCAAGCTTCAAGGCCTTCTACATGAAACCAGTTCCTGGCAATCCAGAGCGCGTACTTTGTGCGGACCTCTTGGCTCCAGAAGGCTACGGTGAAATCATCGGTGGTTCTATGCGTGAGGACAACTACGATGCCTTGGTAGCTAAGATGGATGAACTCGGCATGGACAAGTCAGAATACGAATTCTACCTTGACCTCCGCAAATACGGTTCGGTACCACACGGTGGTTTTGGTATCGGTATTGAGCGTATGGTAACCTTTGTAGCTGGTACAAAACACATCCGTGAAGCCATTCCATTCCCACGTATGTTGCACCGCTTGCACCCGTAA
- a CDS encoding pyridoxal phosphate-dependent aminotransferase, whose product MSKLSNRVLEMEESVTLAAGARAKALKAQGRDILELTLGEPDFFTPKNIQEAAISSIENGKASFYTVASGLPELKDAVNTYFERFYGYSIERNQVVLGTGAKFILYAFFAAVINPGDEVLIPTPYWVSYADQIKMNEGVPVFVTATEEYNFKVTVDQLEASRTDKTKVLLLNSPSNPTGMIYSREELEAIGNWAVEHDILILADDIYGRLVYNGNSFTPISSISESIRQQIIVVNGVAKAYAMTGWRVGFAVGNPEIIGAMSKIIGQTTSNLTTAAQYAAIEAFTGPQDTVETMRQAFEERLNTIYPLLAEVPGFEVIKPEGAFYLFPNVKKAMEMKGFTDVTEFTTAILEEVGVALVTGAGFGAPENIRLSYATDMDTLKEAVARLHTFMSK is encoded by the coding sequence ATGAGTAAGCTATCAAACCGCGTTTTGGAAATGGAAGAAAGTGTGACCTTGGCGGCTGGTGCGCGTGCCAAGGCCTTGAAAGCGCAGGGACGCGATATTTTGGAGTTGACCTTGGGAGAGCCAGATTTTTTCACTCCTAAGAATATCCAAGAGGCTGCGATTTCTTCTATTGAAAATGGCAAGGCTAGCTTTTATACGGTGGCATCTGGTTTGCCAGAGTTGAAAGATGCGGTCAATACGTATTTTGAGCGATTTTACGGCTACTCCATTGAGCGCAATCAGGTTGTGCTGGGAACGGGTGCTAAGTTTATCCTCTATGCCTTCTTTGCAGCGGTTATCAATCCGGGTGATGAGGTTCTGATTCCAACGCCTTATTGGGTGTCTTATGCTGACCAGATTAAGATGAATGAAGGTGTGCCAGTCTTTGTCACTGCGACGGAAGAGTATAATTTCAAGGTGACGGTTGACCAGTTGGAAGCGTCTCGAACAGACAAGACCAAGGTCCTCTTGCTCAACAGCCCGTCCAATCCGACTGGTATGATTTACAGTCGTGAGGAATTGGAGGCTATTGGAAACTGGGCTGTGGAACACGACATTCTCATCTTGGCAGATGATATTTATGGCCGTTTGGTCTATAACGGCAATAGTTTTACACCGATTTCAAGTATCTCAGAGAGCATTCGCCAGCAGATCATTGTTGTCAATGGAGTGGCTAAGGCCTATGCCATGACTGGTTGGCGGGTTGGATTTGCGGTTGGAAATCCAGAGATTATCGGTGCCATGAGTAAGATTATCGGTCAGACTACATCAAATTTGACCACGGCTGCTCAATATGCAGCTATTGAGGCATTTACAGGTCCACAAGATACGGTTGAAACCATGCGTCAGGCCTTCGAAGAGCGACTTAACACTATCTATCCATTACTAGCAGAAGTGCCAGGTTTTGAAGTTATCAAACCGGAAGGAGCCTTCTATCTCTTCCCAAATGTTAAAAAAGCTATGGAAATGAAAGGGTTCACGGATGTGACGGAATTTACCACAGCTATCTTGGAAGAAGTCGGTGTGGCCTTGGTAACAGGTGCAGGTTTTGGTGCTCCTGAAAATATCCGCCTCAGCTACGCGACAGATATGGACACGCTCAAAGAGGCTGTTGCTCGACTCCACACATTCATGTCAAAATAA